A genomic window from Streptomyces sp. HUAS YS2 includes:
- a CDS encoding nuclear transport factor 2 family protein: protein MTVKSTETTASSVTDATRRAVQEFLDARMAEDVDRLVAIFADEVDWLLAENPAVPWIRPRSTGAECAAQFTELAAHTVAEDARASVDTMLVDGTDAVLMGHLSGTVRATGKSFEGPFALRLTVEQGRITRHHLYENSVSIAEACTP from the coding sequence ATGACCGTCAAGTCCACCGAGACCACCGCGAGTTCCGTCACCGACGCCACGCGCCGCGCGGTCCAGGAGTTCCTGGACGCCCGGATGGCCGAGGACGTCGACCGGCTCGTCGCGATCTTCGCCGACGAGGTCGACTGGCTGCTCGCCGAGAACCCCGCCGTCCCGTGGATCCGCCCGCGCTCCACCGGCGCCGAATGCGCCGCCCAGTTCACGGAGCTGGCCGCGCACACGGTGGCCGAGGACGCGCGGGCCTCCGTCGACACGATGCTCGTCGACGGCACCGACGCCGTCCTGATGGGGCACCTCTCGGGGACCGTGCGCGCGACGGGCAAGTCCTTCGAGGGCCCGTTCGCGCTGCGGCTCACCGTCGAGCAGGGCCGGATCACCAGGCACCACCTCTACGAGAACAGCGTCTCGATCGCCGAGGCGTGCACTCCCTGA
- a CDS encoding VOC family protein, translating into MVSVVQNVAIDCVDAYELARFWSAVTGRPLDPDDKPGVREAAVLPAEGPALYFNQVPEPKTIKNRIHLCLRPETTREQEVERLLGLGATLVADLRNPDGSGWAVLADPEGNEFCVLRSESDHAATKS; encoded by the coding sequence ATGGTTTCCGTGGTGCAGAACGTTGCGATCGACTGTGTGGATGCGTATGAGCTGGCCCGGTTCTGGAGCGCGGTGACCGGCCGCCCCCTGGACCCGGACGACAAGCCGGGTGTCCGGGAGGCCGCGGTGCTGCCGGCGGAGGGCCCGGCGCTGTACTTCAACCAGGTCCCCGAGCCCAAGACGATCAAGAACCGCATCCACCTGTGCCTGCGCCCCGAGACCACGCGGGAGCAGGAGGTGGAGCGCCTGCTGGGCCTCGGCGCGACCCTCGTCGCCGATCTCCGGAACCCGGACGGCTCGGGCTGGGCGGTCCTCGCCGACCCGGAGGGCAACGAGTTCTGCGTACTGCGCAGCGAGTCCGACCATGCCGCGACGAAGTCCTGA
- a CDS encoding VOC family protein produces the protein MSTIKQVQVTFDCAEPARLAAFWCEVLGYVVPPVPEGFATWEEYHGSLPPEDQVRYFACSDPSGVGPRLLFQRVPEGKIVKNRVHLDVRAGTGLVGAERLAVLEAECARLVALGAVHLKTLYADEENESCINMQDIEGNEFCLD, from the coding sequence ATGTCAACGATCAAGCAGGTCCAGGTCACCTTCGACTGCGCGGAACCCGCGCGTCTCGCCGCTTTCTGGTGCGAGGTGCTGGGGTACGTCGTACCGCCCGTCCCGGAGGGCTTCGCCACGTGGGAGGAGTACCACGGCTCGCTGCCGCCTGAGGACCAGGTGCGCTACTTCGCGTGCAGCGACCCCTCGGGCGTGGGCCCCCGCCTGCTCTTCCAGCGCGTCCCCGAAGGAAAGATCGTCAAGAACCGGGTGCACCTCGACGTGCGCGCCGGCACGGGACTCGTGGGCGCGGAACGCCTCGCCGTCCTGGAGGCGGAATGCGCGCGACTGGTCGCACTCGGCGCGGTGCACCTGAAGACGCTGTACGCCGATGAGGAAAACGAGTCGTGCATCAACATGCAGGACATCGAGGGCAACGAGTTCTGCCTCGACTGA
- a CDS encoding LysM peptidoglycan-binding domain-containing protein: MSASGKHRRPKRRSLRRGTALAGMTGTALALPLTASADAQPLPQTAAAAVSHAPVKSATAAAALPVARKAAPTTYTVESGDSLSLIAHEFRLPGGWQGLYRKNRAAVGDNPSLIHPGLELTIRGKKSASGKASSGRPSADPARASRSEQRAKPQAQSAAPAAAPAAAPAKKTYSNDLDGWIREALDVMAAHGIPGTYDGIHRNIMRESSGNPQAVNLWDSNAVAGTPSKGLLQVIDPTFAAYHVPGTSMDPYDPVANITAACNYAADRYGSIDNVFGAY, encoded by the coding sequence ATGTCTGCATCCGGGAAGCACAGGCGCCCCAAGCGGCGCTCCCTCCGTCGCGGCACGGCGCTGGCCGGTATGACCGGCACGGCGCTCGCCCTGCCGCTGACGGCCTCGGCCGACGCCCAGCCGCTGCCGCAGACCGCCGCCGCCGCGGTGAGCCACGCCCCGGTGAAGTCCGCGACCGCCGCCGCCGCGCTTCCCGTCGCCCGGAAGGCCGCCCCCACGACCTACACCGTGGAGTCCGGGGATTCGCTTTCCCTCATCGCGCACGAGTTCCGTCTCCCGGGCGGCTGGCAGGGCCTCTACCGGAAGAACCGGGCCGCCGTGGGTGACAACCCGTCACTCATTCACCCCGGCCTGGAATTGACGATCCGCGGGAAGAAGTCGGCGAGCGGCAAGGCGAGTTCCGGCCGCCCGAGCGCCGACCCGGCCCGGGCGAGCCGCTCCGAGCAGCGCGCGAAGCCCCAGGCGCAGAGTGCCGCCCCGGCCGCGGCACCGGCCGCCGCCCCCGCCAAGAAGACGTACAGCAACGACCTCGACGGCTGGATCCGGGAAGCGCTCGACGTCATGGCCGCGCACGGGATTCCCGGTACGTACGACGGGATCCACCGCAACATCATGCGCGAGTCCTCGGGCAACCCGCAGGCCGTCAACCTCTGGGACAGCAACGCCGTTGCCGGCACCCCCTCCAAGGGCCTGCTCCAGGTGATCGACCCGACCTTCGCCGCGTACCACGTCCCGGGCACGTCCATGGACCCGTACGACCCTGTCGCGAACATCACCGCCGCGTGCAACTACGCCGCGGACCGGTACGGCTCGATCGACAACGTCTTCGGCGCCTACTGA
- a CDS encoding response regulator transcription factor, with protein MTVRVLLVDDQPLVRSGLRVLIADQPDLEVVGEAGDGVEAVRLVGELGPDVVVMDVRMPGMDGIEATRRIMAGPTPTRVLVLTTFDEDDHVHGALRAGASGFVVKDMALDDILAAVRVVAAGDALLAPGVTRRLIADFAGRPASTGAAPSPRQVAGITEREREVLTLVGRGLSNTEIAEDLFITVATAKSHVSRLLTKLDARDRVQLVITAYELGLVAPGA; from the coding sequence ATGACGGTCCGTGTCCTGCTCGTGGACGACCAGCCGCTCGTACGGTCCGGGCTGCGGGTCCTCATCGCCGACCAGCCCGACCTGGAGGTCGTCGGTGAGGCCGGCGACGGCGTGGAGGCGGTCCGGCTGGTCGGCGAGCTCGGCCCCGACGTCGTGGTCATGGACGTCCGGATGCCCGGCATGGACGGCATCGAGGCCACCCGCCGGATCATGGCGGGCCCGACGCCGACCCGGGTCCTCGTCCTCACGACCTTCGACGAGGACGACCACGTCCACGGCGCGCTCCGGGCGGGCGCGAGCGGCTTCGTCGTCAAGGACATGGCACTGGACGACATCCTCGCGGCGGTCCGCGTGGTCGCCGCCGGCGACGCGCTGCTCGCACCGGGCGTCACCCGTCGCCTGATCGCCGACTTCGCCGGACGCCCCGCGTCGACCGGCGCCGCGCCCTCCCCGCGCCAGGTCGCGGGCATCACCGAGCGGGAGCGGGAGGTGCTCACGCTGGTCGGCCGGGGCCTGTCGAACACCGAGATCGCCGAGGACCTCTTCATCACGGTCGCGACCGCCAAATCGCATGTGTCGCGCCTCCTCACGAAGCTCGACGCGCGGGACCGGGTCCAGCTGGTGATCACGGCGTACGAGCTGGGGCTGGTAGCACCGGGGGCGTGA
- a CDS encoding sensor histidine kinase has protein sequence MDTTPTATATRPAPPRPPHGTHPEGAARALTRSATAAWAGGVLYVVLLLLLLGGAPRSSPTYHGVASLLAASLLVGVLRRTPLLALVLTLLGATAVVVLPPRPNVTSVALAYQGEFLSFLAVDLVLGCVVATRKRGTAIAAVTASLLVQLLLVGGFAHGESLTVNAVITVLAMAASCMVGLLVRERREHATALRAQEVSEAVTAERLRIARELHDMVAHSIGIVAIQAGVGGRVIETQPAEAREALRVIEATSRETLSNLRRTLVALRKAAPGGDADGEASLAPSPGLADLDALVAATVDAGLRVDVHRSGTRRPLPADVDLAAYRIVQEALTNVVRHAGAGHCRVTVDHGDEELTVEIVDDGRGAPESGSAHGFGIVGMRERVALLHGRLSVGTRPEGGFRVAARLPLPASTDVAGEGR, from the coding sequence ATGGACACCACACCCACCGCCACCGCCACGCGGCCCGCGCCTCCCCGTCCGCCCCACGGCACGCATCCCGAAGGGGCCGCACGGGCGTTGACACGGTCGGCGACCGCGGCCTGGGCGGGCGGGGTCCTCTATGTCGTCCTGCTGCTTCTGCTGCTGGGGGGCGCGCCGCGGTCCTCGCCCACGTACCACGGGGTCGCCTCGTTGCTCGCCGCGAGCCTGCTCGTCGGGGTGCTGCGACGGACGCCGCTGCTGGCCCTGGTACTGACGCTTCTCGGGGCCACCGCCGTGGTGGTGCTGCCTCCCCGCCCGAACGTCACGAGCGTGGCCCTGGCGTACCAGGGTGAGTTCCTGTCGTTCCTCGCCGTGGACCTCGTGCTCGGTTGCGTCGTGGCCACGCGCAAGCGTGGTACCGCGATCGCCGCCGTCACCGCCTCGCTCCTCGTACAGCTCCTGCTCGTCGGCGGCTTCGCGCACGGCGAGAGTCTGACCGTCAACGCGGTGATCACGGTCCTGGCGATGGCCGCGTCCTGCATGGTCGGACTCCTGGTCCGCGAGCGCCGCGAACACGCGACGGCGCTGCGCGCCCAGGAGGTTTCCGAGGCCGTCACCGCCGAACGGCTGCGGATCGCACGGGAGTTGCACGACATGGTCGCGCACAGCATCGGCATCGTCGCCATCCAGGCCGGGGTGGGCGGCAGGGTCATCGAGACGCAGCCGGCCGAGGCCCGCGAGGCGCTGCGGGTGATCGAGGCGACCAGCAGGGAGACGTTGTCGAACCTGCGGCGCACGCTGGTGGCCCTGCGCAAGGCCGCCCCGGGCGGGGACGCGGACGGCGAGGCGTCGCTGGCGCCCTCCCCCGGCCTCGCGGACCTCGACGCGCTGGTGGCGGCGACCGTGGACGCGGGTCTGCGGGTCGACGTGCACCGCAGCGGGACGCGGCGTCCGCTGCCGGCCGACGTCGACCTGGCCGCCTACCGTATCGTCCAGGAGGCGCTGACCAACGTGGTCCGCCACGCGGGCGCCGGGCATTGCCGGGTGACGGTCGATCACGGGGACGAGGAGCTGACGGTGGAGATCGTCGACGACGGGCGCGGTGCGCCCGAGTCCGGCTCGGCGCACGGCTTCGGCATCGTCGGCATGCGGGAGCGCGTCGCCCTGCTGCACGGCCGGCTGAGCGTCGGGACGCGCCCCGAGGGCGGTTTCCGAGTGGCCGCGCGCCTGCCGCTGCCCGCGTCCACCGACGTCGCCGGGGAGGGCCGATGA
- a CDS encoding carboxylesterase/lipase family protein, giving the protein MTVVDTASGKVRGVREEHATVFRGIPYAAPPFGPRRFRAPQPPEPWQGVRDAADFGPTAPKHPYAPPLDALLPDPDVPGEDCLNLNVWTPSPGDGRLPVMVWIHGGSFCHGSNSVPVYDGTAFARDGVVLVSVNYRLGVEGFAVLPDAPANLGLLDQVAALEWVRDNIAAFGGDPDQVTVFGESAGGISVAALLAAPRAAGLFRRAVVQSGAPMAVPPGKARRTTRAIAGRIGVPATAEALRTVPVARTVEAQRQVLAGGNPITGGAGFHPVVDGDLLPRDPMAALADGAGADVDVLMGTTTEEYRLWFVPSGLTERVGPLMLRLAMLRKRVPRAAARLYRANRPGATPGEILGALATDLLLRIPQNRLADARPAGRTHLYEFAWPTDVRGLGACHALELGFVFDTLGSSAVQALTGPDAPRDLADAMHAAWVGFARTGDPGWSAWDPTRPVMTFGSGPDAAARLVHAPREAERKLWR; this is encoded by the coding sequence ATGACCGTCGTCGACACCGCGTCCGGCAAGGTCCGGGGCGTCCGCGAGGAACACGCCACCGTCTTCCGCGGCATCCCGTACGCCGCCCCGCCCTTCGGTCCGCGCCGCTTCCGCGCGCCGCAGCCGCCCGAGCCGTGGCAGGGCGTGCGGGACGCCGCGGACTTCGGCCCGACGGCGCCGAAGCACCCGTACGCGCCGCCGCTCGACGCGCTGCTGCCCGACCCGGACGTCCCGGGCGAGGACTGCCTGAACCTCAACGTCTGGACGCCGTCCCCGGGCGACGGTCGGCTGCCGGTCATGGTGTGGATCCACGGCGGCTCGTTCTGCCACGGTTCCAACTCGGTCCCTGTGTACGACGGCACGGCCTTCGCCCGCGACGGCGTCGTCCTCGTCTCGGTCAACTACCGCCTGGGCGTGGAGGGCTTCGCCGTCCTGCCGGACGCGCCCGCGAATCTGGGGCTGCTCGACCAGGTCGCCGCGCTGGAGTGGGTACGCGACAACATCGCCGCGTTCGGCGGCGATCCGGACCAGGTGACCGTGTTCGGCGAGTCGGCCGGCGGCATCTCCGTCGCGGCGCTGCTCGCCGCGCCCCGGGCGGCCGGTCTGTTCCGGCGGGCGGTGGTGCAGAGCGGCGCGCCGATGGCGGTGCCACCCGGCAAGGCCCGGCGGACGACCCGGGCGATCGCCGGGCGGATCGGCGTACCGGCGACGGCCGAGGCGCTGCGGACGGTGCCCGTCGCGCGGACCGTCGAGGCCCAGCGGCAGGTCCTCGCCGGCGGCAACCCGATCACGGGCGGCGCGGGGTTCCACCCGGTGGTCGACGGCGACCTGCTCCCGAGAGACCCGATGGCGGCGCTGGCGGACGGTGCGGGAGCGGACGTCGATGTCCTGATGGGGACGACCACCGAGGAGTACCGCTTGTGGTTCGTCCCGAGCGGCCTGACCGAACGCGTCGGTCCGCTGATGCTGCGTCTGGCGATGCTGCGCAAGCGGGTCCCCCGGGCCGCCGCCCGGCTCTACCGCGCGAACCGGCCGGGGGCGACGCCCGGCGAGATCCTCGGTGCCCTCGCGACCGACCTGCTGCTGCGCATCCCGCAGAACCGGCTGGCGGACGCCCGCCCCGCGGGCCGCACGCATCTGTACGAGTTCGCCTGGCCCACCGACGTCCGCGGCCTCGGCGCGTGCCACGCCCTGGAACTCGGCTTCGTCTTCGACACCCTCGGCTCCTCCGCCGTACAGGCCCTGACCGGCCCGGACGCCCCGAGGGACCTGGCGGACGCGATGCACGCCGCCTGGGTCGGCTTCGCCCGCACCGGCGACCCCGGCTGGTCGGCCTGGGACCCGACCCGACCGGTCATGACGTTCGGCAGCGGCCCCGATGCCGCGGCGCGGCTCGTGCACGCCCCGAGGGAGGCGGAGCGGAAGCTCTGGCGCTGA
- a CDS encoding PucR family transcriptional regulator has translation MSEEDQALRREMAMTLLGDLDRLTDDLVADIHAHSPLYFSGRPVSHTDLRGTCRSNVELALKDLGGLPSSDCHIEAAAAETGRLRAEQGMPLATVLKAYRRGGRVIWQAMADRMRDRSPAEQRMVGDMAGAVWETIDRFSTVMADSYRLTTLELQHREDSRRGALFEALLDGRGSDPAVTLAAATALGVPARERYAVVVVAQDPASPADPAPALEAAGLWSFWRPRGERLAGLVRLGPAGSGTLAATLRDSLGRTAGISPPFDELALADQGLRLAARALGTLPPGGSEVAELDERLVHAALGADREIAERTVLRYLDGVLRSGSERPVLLETLGVWLDTGCSAARTAERLYCHRNTVLNRIGRVAELTGWSAESGEARLGWALALRALETMG, from the coding sequence ATGAGCGAGGAGGATCAGGCCCTGCGCCGTGAGATGGCCATGACGCTGCTCGGCGACCTCGACCGGCTCACCGACGATCTGGTCGCCGACATCCACGCGCACAGCCCGCTGTACTTCTCCGGACGCCCGGTGTCGCACACGGACCTCCGGGGCACCTGCCGCAGCAACGTGGAGCTGGCGCTGAAGGACCTCGGCGGGCTGCCGTCCAGCGACTGCCACATCGAGGCCGCGGCGGCCGAGACCGGACGGCTGCGTGCCGAGCAGGGCATGCCGCTGGCCACCGTCCTGAAGGCGTACCGCCGCGGCGGCCGGGTCATCTGGCAGGCGATGGCGGACCGGATGCGCGACCGCTCGCCGGCCGAGCAGCGCATGGTCGGGGACATGGCCGGCGCGGTGTGGGAGACCATCGACCGCTTCTCGACCGTGATGGCGGACTCGTACCGGCTCACCACGCTGGAACTCCAGCACCGGGAGGACTCCCGCCGCGGCGCGCTGTTCGAGGCGCTGCTCGACGGCCGGGGAAGCGACCCGGCGGTGACGCTCGCCGCGGCCACCGCGCTCGGCGTACCGGCGCGCGAGCGGTACGCGGTGGTCGTCGTCGCCCAGGACCCCGCCTCGCCCGCCGACCCCGCGCCGGCGCTCGAAGCCGCCGGGCTGTGGTCGTTCTGGCGGCCGCGCGGGGAGCGGCTCGCCGGCCTCGTACGGCTCGGCCCGGCCGGCTCCGGGACGCTCGCCGCGACACTGCGCGACAGCCTCGGCCGCACGGCGGGGATCTCGCCGCCGTTCGACGAGCTGGCCCTCGCCGACCAGGGGCTGCGTCTGGCGGCGCGGGCGCTCGGCACACTCCCGCCGGGCGGTTCGGAAGTGGCCGAGCTCGACGAGCGGCTGGTGCACGCGGCGCTCGGCGCCGACCGGGAGATCGCGGAGCGTACCGTGCTGCGCTATCTCGACGGGGTGCTGCGCAGCGGCTCCGAGCGGCCGGTCCTGCTGGAGACGCTGGGCGTCTGGCTGGACACCGGCTGCTCGGCCGCCCGGACCGCGGAGCGGCTGTACTGCCACCGGAACACCGTGCTCAACCGCATCGGCCGGGTCGCCGAACTGACCGGCTGGTCGGCCGAGTCCGGCGAGGCCCGACTGGGCTGGGCCCTGGCGCTGCGCGCGCTGGAGACGATGGGGTGA
- a CDS encoding chlorophyllase/cutinase-like alpha/beta fold protein produces the protein MSGRARRGLGGLLAAAVLTVSAGHGAAGAAFPKETATSIGTVESSGTVPVVGTDWGAPGPYAVSVEIEAVHTFYRPQDLGRSGEVHPVIIWGNGTGALPGVYGSLLRHWASHGFIVAAANTPTSNYAISMRLGIDVLEQRNADSSSPYHRKVDLAHIGSAGHSQGGAAAINAAIDPRVDTAVPIQPGPLTDPDLMDEPVFYLAGQRDLTVWPALVRAMYQDSGHVPAVYGEVRGAGHLSSIGDGGDFRAPTTAWLRHWLMGDTAAGRMFFGPGCGYCADTALWSDWDRNAKALQVPAVTP, from the coding sequence ATGTCGGGGCGAGCGCGGCGCGGGCTCGGCGGGCTGCTGGCCGCCGCCGTGCTGACGGTGTCCGCGGGGCATGGAGCCGCCGGGGCGGCCTTCCCGAAGGAGACGGCGACATCGATCGGAACGGTCGAGTCGTCGGGAACCGTCCCGGTCGTCGGCACCGACTGGGGCGCGCCCGGGCCGTACGCGGTGAGCGTGGAGATCGAGGCCGTGCACACCTTCTACCGGCCCCAGGACCTGGGGCGGTCGGGCGAAGTGCACCCCGTGATCATCTGGGGCAACGGCACCGGCGCGCTGCCGGGCGTGTACGGCTCCCTGCTGCGGCACTGGGCGAGCCACGGCTTCATCGTCGCCGCCGCGAACACTCCCACCTCCAACTACGCGATCAGCATGCGTCTGGGGATCGACGTGCTGGAGCAGCGCAACGCGGACAGTTCGAGTCCGTACCACCGTAAGGTCGACCTCGCCCACATCGGCTCTGCCGGCCACTCGCAGGGCGGCGCCGCCGCGATCAACGCCGCGATCGACCCGCGGGTGGACACCGCCGTCCCCATCCAGCCGGGGCCTCTGACCGATCCGGATCTCATGGACGAACCGGTCTTCTACCTGGCCGGGCAGCGCGACCTCACCGTGTGGCCGGCCCTGGTGCGCGCCATGTACCAGGACTCCGGCCATGTCCCGGCCGTCTACGGGGAGGTCCGCGGCGCCGGGCATCTCTCCTCGATCGGCGACGGCGGAGACTTCCGCGCCCCTACCACCGCCTGGCTGCGCCACTGGCTGATGGGCGACACGGCCGCCGGCCGGATGTTCTTCGGCCCCGGCTGCGGCTACTGCGCCGACACCGCCCTGTGGTCCGACTGGGATCGCAACGCCAAGGCCCTCCAGGTCCCGGCAGTCACACCCTGA
- a CDS encoding FUSC family protein, translated as MPHRSAPFAPARLWERWRRDPAVVQTVRSTAAATISYVVALGLSSEPAPLTAPLTALLVVQVTLYSTLKTSLRRVNSVVVGVLIAIAFSVLVGLTWWSLALVILASLVVGRFVRVEEFVPEVAISAMLVLGVTQVADTAWDRVLETLIGAVVGLLFNVVLVPPVWVDTAGDSIVDLARQMRRLLLDIGDELAAPDAFPPPGATDGPVPSPAPAERAAARLHEARRLDNDVADVDAALRQAEDSLRLNPRVKEGLLHRIVLRTGLDTLEISAVVLRVLARTLTDLAKQRGGTELFRRDTSLALEETLRALGDTLVSFAVLVTSHTSTGAETAEGRLSGELSSARSARNRAAGLLREEARHSPELWQLYGALLAEIDRVLDELDPDHRGRRLMEELDRNTQAREERRRRVTSFAARARGE; from the coding sequence ATGCCGCACCGTTCCGCCCCCTTCGCGCCGGCACGTCTGTGGGAGCGGTGGCGGCGGGACCCGGCGGTGGTCCAGACCGTGCGCTCCACCGCCGCGGCGACGATCTCGTACGTCGTCGCGCTCGGCCTCAGCTCCGAGCCCGCCCCGCTGACCGCCCCGCTCACCGCGCTCCTCGTCGTCCAGGTGACGCTGTACTCGACGCTCAAGACGAGCCTGCGGCGGGTCAACTCCGTCGTCGTCGGCGTGCTGATCGCCATCGCGTTCAGCGTGCTCGTCGGGCTGACGTGGTGGAGCCTCGCCCTCGTCATCCTGGCGTCGCTGGTCGTGGGGCGGTTCGTCCGGGTGGAGGAGTTCGTCCCGGAGGTGGCCATCAGCGCGATGCTGGTCCTCGGCGTCACCCAGGTCGCGGACACCGCCTGGGACCGCGTCCTGGAGACGCTGATCGGCGCGGTCGTCGGGCTGCTCTTCAACGTCGTGCTGGTCCCGCCCGTCTGGGTGGACACCGCCGGCGACTCGATCGTGGACCTGGCCCGGCAGATGCGCCGTCTGCTGCTCGACATCGGCGACGAACTCGCCGCCCCGGACGCGTTTCCTCCGCCCGGCGCGACAGACGGCCCCGTACCCTCGCCCGCGCCGGCCGAGCGGGCCGCGGCGCGGCTGCACGAGGCACGGCGTCTGGACAACGACGTCGCCGACGTCGACGCGGCGCTGCGCCAGGCGGAGGACAGCCTCCGGCTCAACCCCCGTGTGAAGGAGGGGCTGCTGCACCGCATCGTGCTGCGGACCGGGCTCGACACCCTGGAGATCTCGGCCGTCGTGCTCCGCGTTCTCGCCCGGACCCTGACCGACCTCGCCAAGCAGCGCGGCGGCACCGAACTGTTCCGCCGCGACACGAGCCTCGCCCTGGAGGAGACGCTGCGGGCCCTCGGGGACACCCTGGTCAGCTTCGCCGTCCTCGTCACCTCCCACACGAGCACCGGAGCGGAGACCGCGGAGGGCAGGCTCAGCGGCGAGCTGTCGTCGGCGCGCTCCGCCCGGAACCGTGCCGCCGGGCTCCTGCGCGAGGAGGCCCGCCACTCCCCCGAGCTCTGGCAGCTGTACGGCGCGCTGCTCGCCGAGATCGACCGCGTCCTCGACGAGCTCGACCCCGACCACCGGGGGCGCAGGCTGATGGAGGAACTCGACCGGAACACGCAGGCGCGCGAGGAGCGCCGCCGCCGCGTCACGTCCTTCGCGGCCCGCGCCCGCGGAGAGTGA
- a CDS encoding lysine transporter LysE, which translates to MGARRTAKRAGKWPAEQVGEFLAEAILNVVACVLLGSLILITYLSWTWSPRLTVAGFGLFGLLLAHGAWRTFRAPAKSLGCRRTAAVTTAIFTAVAATAFFLLAFAADCGCL; encoded by the coding sequence GTGGGAGCCCGCAGAACCGCGAAGCGCGCCGGGAAATGGCCGGCCGAGCAGGTCGGCGAGTTCCTCGCCGAAGCGATCCTCAACGTGGTCGCCTGCGTTCTGCTCGGCAGTCTGATCCTCATCACCTATTTGAGCTGGACCTGGAGCCCGCGGCTGACCGTCGCGGGCTTCGGGCTGTTCGGGCTCCTTCTGGCGCACGGCGCGTGGCGGACGTTCCGCGCCCCCGCGAAGAGCCTCGGCTGCCGCCGTACGGCCGCTGTGACCACCGCGATCTTCACCGCCGTGGCCGCGACGGCCTTCTTCCTCCTGGCCTTCGCCGCGGACTGCGGCTGCCTCTGA